The Theropithecus gelada isolate Dixy chromosome 11, Tgel_1.0, whole genome shotgun sequence genome includes a region encoding these proteins:
- the A2ML1 gene encoding alpha-2-macroglobulin-like protein 1 isoform X1, whose translation MWAHLLLGMLALSPAIAEELPNYLVTLPAQLNFPSVQKVCLDLSPGYCDVKFTVTLETKDKTQKLLEHSGLKKRHLHCISFLVPPPAGGTEEVATIRVSGVGNNISFEEKKKVLIQRQGSGTFVQTDKPIYTPGQQVYFRIVTMDSNFVPVNDKYSMVELQDPNSNRIAQWLEVAPEQGIVDLSFQLAPEAMLGTYTVAVAEGKTFGTFSVEEYVLPKFKVEVVEPKELSTVQESFLVKICCRYTYGKPMLGAVQVSVCQKAHTYWYRQVEREQLPDKCKNFSGQTDKTGCFSAPVDMATFDLIGYAYNHQINIVATVVEEGTGVEANATQNIYISPQMGSMTFEDTSNFYHPNFPFSGKIRVRGHDDSLLKNHLVFLVIYGTNGTFNQTLVTDNNGLAPFTVDTSSWNGADVSLEGRFQMEDLVYNPEQVPRYYQNAYLHLRPFYNTTHSFLGIHRLNGPLKCGQPQEVLVDYYIDPADASPDQEISFSYYLIGKGSLVMEGQKHLNSKKKGLKGSFSLSLTFTSRLAPDPSLVIYAIFPSGGVVADKIQFSVEMCFDNQVSLGFSPSQQLPGAEVELQLQAAPGSLCALRAVDESVLLLRPERELSNRSVYGMFPFWYGHYPYQVAEYDQCPVSGPWDFPQPLIDPVPQGHSSQRSAIWRPWFSEGMDLFSFFQDMGLKILSNAKIKKPVDCSYRSPEYSTAMGAGGGHPEAFASSTSSRQAEDSQVRQYFPETWLWDLFPIGNSGKEAVHVTVPDAITEWKAMTFCTSQSRGFGLSPTVGLTAFKPFFVDLTLPYSVVRGESFRLTATIFNYLKDCIRVQTDLAKSHEYQLESRADSQISSCLCANEAKTYHWNITAVKLGHINFTISTKILDSNEPCGGQKGFVPQKGRSDTLIKPVLVKPEGVLVEKTHSSLLCPKGKVASESVSLEHPVDVVPDSTKAYVTVLGDIMGTALQNLDGLVQMPSGCGEQNMVLFAPIIYVLQYLEKAGLLTEEIRSRAVGFLEIGYQKELTYKHSNGSYSAFGERDGNGNTWLTAFVTKCFGQARKFIFIDPKNIQDALKWMAGNQLLSGCYANVGTLLHTAMKGGVDDEVSLTAYVTAALLEMGKDVDDPMVSQGLQCLKNSATSTTSLYTQALLAYIFSLAGEMDIRNILLRQLDQQAIISGESIHWSHKPTPSSNASPWSEPVALDVELTAYALLAQLTKPSLTQKEIAKATSIVAWLAKQRNAYGGFSSTQDTVVALQALAKYATTAYTPSEEINLVVKSTENFQHTFNIQSANRLVFQQKTLPNVPGMYTLEASGQGCVYVQTVLRYNILPLKNMKTFSLSVEMGKARCEQLTSPRSLTLAIHTSYVGSRSSSNMVIVEVKMLSGFSPREGTSQLLLQQPLVKKVEFGTDTLNIYLDELSKNTQTYTFTISQSVLVTNLKPATIKVYDYYLPDEQATIQYSDPCE comes from the exons ATGTGGGCTCATCTCCTTCTAGGAATGTTGGCCCTATCGCCAGCCATTGCAGAAGAACTTCC AAACTACCTGGTGACATTACCAGCCCAGCTAAACTTCCCCTCCGTTCAGAAGGTTTGTTTGGATCTGAGCCCTGGGTACTGTGATGTTAAATTCACAGTTACTCTGGAGACCAAGGACAAGACCCAGAAGTTGCTAGAACACTCTGGATTGAAGAAGAGGCACTTACATTGTATCTCCTTTCTT GTACCACCTCCTGCTGGTGGCACAGAAGAAGTGGCCACAATCCGGGTGTCAGGAGTTGGAAATAACATCAGCtttgaggagaagaaaaaggttCTAATTCAGAGACAGGGGAGTGGCACCTTTGTACAGACTGACAAACCTATCTACACCCCAGGGCAGCAAG TGTATTTCCGCATTGTCACCATGGATAGCAACTTTGTTCCAGTGAATGACAAG TACTCCATGGTGGAACTACAG GATCCAAACAGCAACAGGATTGCACAGTGGCTGGAAGTGGCACCTGAGCAAGGCATTGTAGACCTGTCCTTCCAACTGGCACCAGAGGCAATGCTGGGCACCTACACTGTGGCAGTGGCTGAGGGCAAGACCTTTGGCACTTTCAGTGTGGAGGAATATG TGCTGCCGAAGTTTAAGGTGGAAGTGGTGGAACCCAAGGAGTTATCAACGGTGCAGGAATCTTTCTTAGTAAAAATTTGTTGTAG GTACACCTATGGAAAGCCCATGCTAGGGGCAGTGCAGGTATCGGTGTGTCAGAAGGCACATACTTACTGGTATCGACAGGTGGAACGGGAGCAGCTACCTGACAAATGCAAGAACTTCTCTGGACAG ACTGACAAAACAGGATGCTTCTCAGCACCTGTGGACATGGCCACCTTTGACCTCATTGGATATGCGTACAACCATCAAATCAACATTGTGGCTACTGTTGTGGAGGAAGGGACAG GCGTGGAGGCCAATGCCACTCAGAATATCTACATTTCTCCACAAATGGGATCAATGACCTTTGAAGACACCAGCAATTTTTACCATCCCAATTTCCCCTTCAGTGGGAAG ATAAGAGTTAGGGGCCATGATGACTCCCTCCTCAAGAACCATCTAGTGTTTCTGGTGATTTATGGCACAAACGGAACCTTCAACCAGACCCTGGTTACCGACAACAATGGCCTGGCTCCCTTTACGGTGGATACATCCAGTTGGAATGGGGCAGATGTTTCTCTGGAG GGAAGGTTTCAAATGGAAGACTTAGTATATAATCCGGAACAAGTGCCACGTTACTACCAAAATGCCTACCTGCACCTGCGACCCTTCTACAACACAACCCACAGCTTCCTTGGCATCCACCGGCTCAACGGCcccttgaaatgtggccagcCCCAGGAAGTGCTGGTGGATTATTACATCGACCCGGCTGATGCAAGCCCTGACCAAGAGATCAGCTTCTCCTACTAT ttaatAGGGAAAGGAAGTTTGGTGATGGAGGGGCAGAAGCACCTGAACTCTAAGAAGAAAG GACTGAAaggctccttctctctctcactgaCCTTCACTTCGAGACTGGCCCCTGACCCTTCCCTGGTGATCTATGCCATTTTCCCCAGTGGAGGTGTTGTAGCTGACAAAATTCAGTTCTCAGTCGAGATGTGCTTTGACAATCAG GTTTCCCTTGGCTTCTCCCCTTCCCAGCAGCTTCCAGGAGCAGAAGTGGAGCTACAGCTGCAGGCAGCTCCTGGATCCCTGTGTGCCCTCCGGGCGGTGGATGAGAGTGTCTTACTGCTTAGGCCGGAGAGAGAGCTGAGCAACCGCTCT GTCTATGGGATGTTTCCATTCTGGTATGGCCACTACCCCTATCAAGTGGCTGAATATGATCAGTGTCCAGTGTCTGGCCCATGGGACTTTCCTCAGCCCCTCATTGACCCAGTGCCCCAAGGGCATTCGAGCCAGCGTTCTGCTATCTGGAGGCCCTGGTTCTCTGAAGGCATGGACCTCTTCAGCTTTTTCCAG GACATGGGCCTGAAAATACTGTCCAATGCCAAAATCAAGAAGCCAGTAGATTGCAGCTACAGATCTCCAGAATACAGCACTGCCATGGGCG CAGGTGGTGGTCATCCAGAGGCTTTTGCGTCATCAACTTCTTCACGTCAAGCAGAGGATTCTCAGGTCCGCCAGTACTTCCCGGAGACCTGGCTCTGGGATCTGTTTCCTATTGG TAACTCCGGGAAGGAGGCGGTCCACGTCACAGTTCCTGACGCCATCACCGAGTGGAAGGCGATGACTTTCTGCACTTCCCAGTCGAGAGGCTTTGGGCTTTCACCCACTGTTGGACTAACTGCTTTCAAGCCGTTCTTTGTGGACCTGACTCTCCCTTACTCAGTAGTCCGTGGGGAATCCTTTCGTCTTACTGCCACCATCTTCAATTACCTAAAGGATTGCATCAGG GTTCAGACTGACCTGGCTAAATCGCATGAGTACCAGCTAGAATCACGGGCAGATTCTCAGATCTCCAGCTGTCTCTGTGCTAATGAAGCTAAAACCTATCACTGGAACATCACAGCTGTCAAATTGG gTCACATTAACTTTACTATTAGTACAAAGATTCTGGACAGCAATGAACCATGTGGGGGCCAGAAGGGGTTTGTTCCCCAAAAGGGCCGGAGTGACACGCTCATCAAGCCAGTTCTCGTCAAA CCTGAAGGAGTCCTTGTGGAGAAGACACACAGCTCATTGCTGTGCCCAAAAG GAAAGGTGGCATCTGAATCTGTCTCCCTGGAGCACCCAGTGGACGTTGTTCCTGACTCGACCAAGGCTTATGTTACAGTTCTGG GAGACATTATGGGCACAGCCCTGCAGAACCTAGATGGTCTGGTGCAGATGCCCAGTGGCTGTGGCGAGCAGAACATGGTGTTGTTTGCTCCTATCATCTATGTCTTGCAGTACCTGGAGAAGGCAGGGCTGCTGACGGAGGAAATCAGGTCTCGGGCAGTGGGTTTCCTGGAGATAG GGTACCAGAAGGAGCTGACGTACAAACACAGCAATGGCTCATACAGTGCCTTTGGGGAGCGAGATGGAAATGGAAACACATG GCTGACAGCCTTTGTCACGAAATGCTTTGGCCAAGCTCGGAAATTCATCTTCATTGATCCCAAGAACATCCAGGATGCTCTCAAGTGGATGGCAGGAAACCAGCTCCTCAGCGGCTGCTATGCCAACGTGGGAACTCTCCTTCACACAGCTATGAAG GGTGGTGTTGATGATGAGGTCTCCTTGACTGCATATGTTACAGCTGCATTGCTGGAGATGGGAAAGGACGTAGAT GACCCAATGGTGAGTCAGGGTCTACAGTGTCTCAAGAATTCGGCCACCTCCACCACCAGCCTCTACACACAGGCCCTGTTGGCTTACATTTTCTCCCTGGCTGGGGAAATGGACATCAGAAACATTCTCCTTAGACAGTTAGATCAACAGGCTATCATCTCAG GAGAATCCATTCACTGGAGCCACAAACCTACTCCATCATCGAATGCCAGCCCTTGGTCTGAGCCTGTGGCTCTAGATGTGGAACTTACAGCATACGCATTGTTGGCCCAGCTTACCAAGCCCAGCCTGACTCAAAAGGAGATAGCCAAGGCCACTAGCATAGTGGCTTGGTTGGCCAAGCAACGGAATGCATATGGGGGCTTCTCTTCTACTCAG GATACTGTAGTTGCTCTCCAAGCTCTTGCCAAATATGCCACTACCGCCTACACGCCATCTGAGGAGATCAACCTGGTTGTAAAATCCACTGAGAATTTCCAGCATACATTCAACATACAGTCAGCCAACAGATTGGTATTTCAGCAGAAGACTCTGCCCAATGTCCCTGGAATGTACACGCTGGAGGCCTCAGGCCAGGGCTGTGTCTATGTACAG ACGGTGTTGAGATACAATATTCTCCCTCTTAAAAATATGAAGACCTTTAGTCTTAGCGTGGAAATGGGAAAAGCTAGATGTGAGCAACTGACTTCACCTCGATCCTTGACTCTCGCTATTCACACCAG TTATGTGGGGAGCCGTAGCTCTTCCAATATGGTGATTGTGGAAGTGAAGATGCTATCTGGGTTCAGTCCCAGGGAGGGCACCAGTCAGTTA CTTCTCCAGCAACCCCTGGTGAAGAAGGTTGAATTTGGAACTGACACACTTAACATTTACTTGGATGAG
- the A2ML1 gene encoding alpha-2-macroglobulin-like protein 1 isoform X2, whose product MLIGKGSLVMEGQKHLNSKKKGLKGSFSLSLTFTSRLAPDPSLVIYAIFPSGGVVADKIQFSVEMCFDNQVSLGFSPSQQLPGAEVELQLQAAPGSLCALRAVDESVLLLRPERELSNRSVYGMFPFWYGHYPYQVAEYDQCPVSGPWDFPQPLIDPVPQGHSSQRSAIWRPWFSEGMDLFSFFQDMGLKILSNAKIKKPVDCSYRSPEYSTAMGAGGGHPEAFASSTSSRQAEDSQVRQYFPETWLWDLFPIGNSGKEAVHVTVPDAITEWKAMTFCTSQSRGFGLSPTVGLTAFKPFFVDLTLPYSVVRGESFRLTATIFNYLKDCIRVQTDLAKSHEYQLESRADSQISSCLCANEAKTYHWNITAVKLGHINFTISTKILDSNEPCGGQKGFVPQKGRSDTLIKPVLVKPEGVLVEKTHSSLLCPKGKVASESVSLEHPVDVVPDSTKAYVTVLGDIMGTALQNLDGLVQMPSGCGEQNMVLFAPIIYVLQYLEKAGLLTEEIRSRAVGFLEIGYQKELTYKHSNGSYSAFGERDGNGNTWLTAFVTKCFGQARKFIFIDPKNIQDALKWMAGNQLLSGCYANVGTLLHTAMKGGVDDEVSLTAYVTAALLEMGKDVDDPMVSQGLQCLKNSATSTTSLYTQALLAYIFSLAGEMDIRNILLRQLDQQAIISGESIHWSHKPTPSSNASPWSEPVALDVELTAYALLAQLTKPSLTQKEIAKATSIVAWLAKQRNAYGGFSSTQDTVVALQALAKYATTAYTPSEEINLVVKSTENFQHTFNIQSANRLVFQQKTLPNVPGMYTLEASGQGCVYVQTVLRYNILPLKNMKTFSLSVEMGKARCEQLTSPRSLTLAIHTSYVGSRSSSNMVIVEVKMLSGFSPREGTSQLLLQQPLVKKVEFGTDTLNIYLDELSKNTQTYTFTISQSVLVTNLKPATIKVYDYYLPDEQATIQYSDPCE is encoded by the exons ATG ttaatAGGGAAAGGAAGTTTGGTGATGGAGGGGCAGAAGCACCTGAACTCTAAGAAGAAAG GACTGAAaggctccttctctctctcactgaCCTTCACTTCGAGACTGGCCCCTGACCCTTCCCTGGTGATCTATGCCATTTTCCCCAGTGGAGGTGTTGTAGCTGACAAAATTCAGTTCTCAGTCGAGATGTGCTTTGACAATCAG GTTTCCCTTGGCTTCTCCCCTTCCCAGCAGCTTCCAGGAGCAGAAGTGGAGCTACAGCTGCAGGCAGCTCCTGGATCCCTGTGTGCCCTCCGGGCGGTGGATGAGAGTGTCTTACTGCTTAGGCCGGAGAGAGAGCTGAGCAACCGCTCT GTCTATGGGATGTTTCCATTCTGGTATGGCCACTACCCCTATCAAGTGGCTGAATATGATCAGTGTCCAGTGTCTGGCCCATGGGACTTTCCTCAGCCCCTCATTGACCCAGTGCCCCAAGGGCATTCGAGCCAGCGTTCTGCTATCTGGAGGCCCTGGTTCTCTGAAGGCATGGACCTCTTCAGCTTTTTCCAG GACATGGGCCTGAAAATACTGTCCAATGCCAAAATCAAGAAGCCAGTAGATTGCAGCTACAGATCTCCAGAATACAGCACTGCCATGGGCG CAGGTGGTGGTCATCCAGAGGCTTTTGCGTCATCAACTTCTTCACGTCAAGCAGAGGATTCTCAGGTCCGCCAGTACTTCCCGGAGACCTGGCTCTGGGATCTGTTTCCTATTGG TAACTCCGGGAAGGAGGCGGTCCACGTCACAGTTCCTGACGCCATCACCGAGTGGAAGGCGATGACTTTCTGCACTTCCCAGTCGAGAGGCTTTGGGCTTTCACCCACTGTTGGACTAACTGCTTTCAAGCCGTTCTTTGTGGACCTGACTCTCCCTTACTCAGTAGTCCGTGGGGAATCCTTTCGTCTTACTGCCACCATCTTCAATTACCTAAAGGATTGCATCAGG GTTCAGACTGACCTGGCTAAATCGCATGAGTACCAGCTAGAATCACGGGCAGATTCTCAGATCTCCAGCTGTCTCTGTGCTAATGAAGCTAAAACCTATCACTGGAACATCACAGCTGTCAAATTGG gTCACATTAACTTTACTATTAGTACAAAGATTCTGGACAGCAATGAACCATGTGGGGGCCAGAAGGGGTTTGTTCCCCAAAAGGGCCGGAGTGACACGCTCATCAAGCCAGTTCTCGTCAAA CCTGAAGGAGTCCTTGTGGAGAAGACACACAGCTCATTGCTGTGCCCAAAAG GAAAGGTGGCATCTGAATCTGTCTCCCTGGAGCACCCAGTGGACGTTGTTCCTGACTCGACCAAGGCTTATGTTACAGTTCTGG GAGACATTATGGGCACAGCCCTGCAGAACCTAGATGGTCTGGTGCAGATGCCCAGTGGCTGTGGCGAGCAGAACATGGTGTTGTTTGCTCCTATCATCTATGTCTTGCAGTACCTGGAGAAGGCAGGGCTGCTGACGGAGGAAATCAGGTCTCGGGCAGTGGGTTTCCTGGAGATAG GGTACCAGAAGGAGCTGACGTACAAACACAGCAATGGCTCATACAGTGCCTTTGGGGAGCGAGATGGAAATGGAAACACATG GCTGACAGCCTTTGTCACGAAATGCTTTGGCCAAGCTCGGAAATTCATCTTCATTGATCCCAAGAACATCCAGGATGCTCTCAAGTGGATGGCAGGAAACCAGCTCCTCAGCGGCTGCTATGCCAACGTGGGAACTCTCCTTCACACAGCTATGAAG GGTGGTGTTGATGATGAGGTCTCCTTGACTGCATATGTTACAGCTGCATTGCTGGAGATGGGAAAGGACGTAGAT GACCCAATGGTGAGTCAGGGTCTACAGTGTCTCAAGAATTCGGCCACCTCCACCACCAGCCTCTACACACAGGCCCTGTTGGCTTACATTTTCTCCCTGGCTGGGGAAATGGACATCAGAAACATTCTCCTTAGACAGTTAGATCAACAGGCTATCATCTCAG GAGAATCCATTCACTGGAGCCACAAACCTACTCCATCATCGAATGCCAGCCCTTGGTCTGAGCCTGTGGCTCTAGATGTGGAACTTACAGCATACGCATTGTTGGCCCAGCTTACCAAGCCCAGCCTGACTCAAAAGGAGATAGCCAAGGCCACTAGCATAGTGGCTTGGTTGGCCAAGCAACGGAATGCATATGGGGGCTTCTCTTCTACTCAG GATACTGTAGTTGCTCTCCAAGCTCTTGCCAAATATGCCACTACCGCCTACACGCCATCTGAGGAGATCAACCTGGTTGTAAAATCCACTGAGAATTTCCAGCATACATTCAACATACAGTCAGCCAACAGATTGGTATTTCAGCAGAAGACTCTGCCCAATGTCCCTGGAATGTACACGCTGGAGGCCTCAGGCCAGGGCTGTGTCTATGTACAG ACGGTGTTGAGATACAATATTCTCCCTCTTAAAAATATGAAGACCTTTAGTCTTAGCGTGGAAATGGGAAAAGCTAGATGTGAGCAACTGACTTCACCTCGATCCTTGACTCTCGCTATTCACACCAG TTATGTGGGGAGCCGTAGCTCTTCCAATATGGTGATTGTGGAAGTGAAGATGCTATCTGGGTTCAGTCCCAGGGAGGGCACCAGTCAGTTA CTTCTCCAGCAACCCCTGGTGAAGAAGGTTGAATTTGGAACTGACACACTTAACATTTACTTGGATGAG